From the genome of Athalia rosae chromosome 3, iyAthRosa1.1, whole genome shotgun sequence:
AAACGTTACTCGGAAGGCTGATAAATATCGCGGCTAGGATGACTCAGGTGGCAAACAATATTCCGGCTACGTAGCGAGAGTGAGTTTTGGAGGCCAATATCAACGGGGGACAGAGGAGGATGCCGTCCGTATCGGTGTACCTCGCGTTTCTCGCCCTTGTTATCGGGGCGAGTTCCGCCCAACCTTATTTAGCCAGAGAGATATTGTCGCATCCGCGTTGCCACGTACACAACGCGGTAACGCGATGCTACAACGTCGAGATaccggacttggaaaattatcTGATGGCGATAGAAGACGAGAGTCACACGCTCGAGATAACTCATTCGAATCTGACGACGCTCAGCAGAGAACCGTTTCACGCTAAAACCGATTGGGAGGTGATATACATGGCGCGTAACGGTATAGCCGAAATAGAGTTCGACGCGTttttaaatttgaacaaaGTAATAACGATAAATCTGGAGAGGAATTTATTGAAGTCGTTAAACCCAAGGACATTTTCATACTGTTATTTACTTCTTAAGTTAGTGCTAAGCTACAACCCCCTCGTACTGAGCGAGGAGGAATCTTTCCTCGAAGCTAATCAGCTCGAATACCTCGACATCTCGTTCACGAATATCACCGAACTTCCTCTGAATACTTTTAAGCTTTTACTGAAACTCAAGTATCTGAACATCTCTCACAACCTCCTCGAAGTACTGGACAGCGAGGTGTTCGCACCTCTGTTGCAACTGGAGGAACTCGACATCACCGACAATAACTTCAAGGTCATTGACTACAAGGTCTTCTCCATGTACAGCCTAACGCAGTTGAACAACGAATGGAACTGCGACTGCGACTTGAAAATAGTCTTctacaaaatatttgaaaacgtCACGTTGGCACCGGACGCCGTGAGATGTTCCGAGAACATCACGTGGCCGGAAATGAAGAGTCTCGAATGCAACAACTACGTACCGAACAAAACGTTGTACAACAATCTCGAGGAATACTGGGCAGCGACCGGCGTcggaaaacaaatttcaacCCTCGAGGAATCCGTCATACCGCCCGATATCCTTCTGGTTATACTGTCGTCGGTCATAGTGATCCTCATCCTGATACTAGTCCTGGTTCTCATCTGTTGGTTCAGAACCAGGAacaaggtgaaaataaatcaccCGGAAGAGCACAGCTTGGACACGAGCTGGCAATACGGTACCGTGTCGATGCACAGGGCAGGATATGACACGGCGAAGGGAGGCGTCGGGACGCTCACCGTGTCCGCAcctattcttcaaaattcaacGCTCGAGGGCATACCGATGACGAGTATAAGACCCACGGCCCCCCGAATGTCGGATGTTTATCAAAGGATAGATCCTACGGAACCAGATGTCAGTTACTCGGATCAGGAGGCCGACGACGTTGCCTTGTACGAGAGGATGCATTGAATGATAGCGTGTTCGGAAATAAGGAGGATAAGTCCGTACATCGGCGATATTGtgatatatataaaatgaaataataacgaacatTCGATGCGTGTCAAGTGTGGAATGATATATCTTGTCTTAAATTAAAGTATAGGCATATAAAAATGGGGGTACGATGTGTATACCGACGTGGTGTCCTTGCCAATTTAACTCAGctgtaatatattatgtatatctaaTGTCAAATCTTATTGTGCAAGACTaaagtaatatttttttttctgccagtCCGCGCCCGTTGTGTTTTTGGAGCGAAAGAGGGAAATTATTTATCTGAACTTTACACGGACTTGCGGCTAGCGGTTCGGACCGCCAACGTCAGCCATTGGACTTTGATGTTAGGCTTAACaaactatacatatttattatcaaCACTAATTATCCTTATCAACTTGACTTCCTCGCATTCGCTGTACTTCACTTTTGTTATTATGTTGATTTTCAGTATCGCGGTAAAGTTGAAAGCACATAGCGCGCGGCTCTCGTGAACATGTCACGCATCTTGGTAGAGAACACATCTGTTGCCTCCGGCGTACAGATTACACTTTCCAACGACGTTACTCTCTTTCCGCAAGGtgcataaaaaattatcgcttttgtatttaatattttcatttgataattttcaattttactcaTTCCGCGAATTCGTCACCTTCGAGAAATGATCGGATGATTCGTCGGTTGATCGTTGCTGATAAGGACGTTTTATTATTTGGAGAAAAAGTGAGATGAGAACGAAAATCGCGTTCGCGCGACGAACCAATTCCAATTTAGTTAGTACGTAACTGACTTTAAAAACCTATCCAGCCGGGCGATCCTCTCGGTAATGATCTCGAATGAGGAGATCCACCTACTTTGTCTCGGTGTCATTATTCTTACGATAATTATCAGAGCGCCAAGATTCACGGGGTTAATCAATTCCTcttctcgtctctctctcctcccttCTCTTCCCTCGCCGTCCACTGCGCCCCTCGTCGCTGCAGCCTTTCATTGGTAATAATCATTCCGTACATACGTTTATACGGACGACGTTGGAATTTCTACGGAGGATAAATTATCGGTTAATAGTCTGAACGTTCAAAGTTACGCGGTCGTTTGGGTTGAGGATATAAAATATAGAGGAAGGCGTTGTTTTAAATCACCGAGAAATTCAACCATCGCCATGCTTGTACCTCGATCAAGAGAAATAGTTGAAAGTGATTGATTCTTGTTCAATTAATGgatggagaaataaaataacgagcacatctcgattattatcaatttcgtacgagtcatttatttttattatttttttttttttttttttcgtttcgttattcGATCGTAATAACTGCTgttgttgataatttttccaaaatcatgTTAGAATTCTCGTGACCCTGTGCTACGCGGCTATATATCtatgtgtaaaataaaacaattattgttattgaggTGAGAATAAAGTCAATTtgcgcgaataaaatttttaacgataaaataattggtgaatttgaatattataataaccgaGGTGAGGAAATTTctgcaaaattttatcaacgatAAAATGcacaaaaagaaatttttcataggGAGACTGATCAGATGCCTGACGCATAACgaggaaaaagtaaataaataaaataaagaatttttctGGCGTAGGTTTAACGCGAGTTCTACACGTAacgaatattatattatagataCATGTATGATAATCAGATGTGCATAAGTATACATAGGAGAGAAAAGGTAATCTAAAAATTTAGAATTGTTATTTCAAAGATTATCCGTTGTCAGTAAAACGATAaatagtttcgaaaaaaaaaaaaaaaaacgaagaattaatgaaacataaatttgagaatggtaaattgaaaatcaaatcaaaaaaaaaaaaaaaatgaaaaaactgatTAATATCGATCGtaaaagtaggaaaaatttctccgcTGTGTGCCTACATATCGCAATCCCGTGGAGTTATtgatttaaatattatatagacATAGATATACTTCATGCCTAATTgtcaattattaataatcgataaaaattaaatatcgaACAAGCTGCAAAGTGAatgttattaaatttttttatttccatctttatttctattcaaaCTTTTTGCATCTCAGATCAAAAACATTTTCTAGAATGTCGATATTTCGTTCCAAACTTTTACAAACAGCTAATGTACCGAAGTAACACCACGGAATTAATGTAAATAATCattaaattaatataattaacaAAATACACAGATGACAATGTATGTACTAGTTCCTAaatgcgtacgtataaatctaacgaaaaataaaataatgaaaaatgaacccTCATATTTGGATATGATTGTAACTCAGATTATAAGATACACCCGACTCACTGGAATCATAAGTCgagagggaaaatttttttttttttttgccaattttgaTTGTGAACTCAATCattatttgtttctcttttccaaTCTGAAAGAATTCTAATCGGATGTTCAAAATACACatcgatttcttcgatttttagaGGATGCTTTCAGTCTTAGTTATATCATCTctaaataattgattttctctctttttttttcttcgttttttcatttcttttttgagATTATAATAAAACTGACCTTGTAAGATAAAACTGAGCTACATAGAATAACATCTTACACTATGCCCACGCGTATCACACTGAATAACTTACCGAACAAACGGTTAAAAACTTTATTCACAATGCGTAGGTGTATGCAGATATATtcttagtttcttttttgatttctgtacttttctttattttacttttgtttgttatttattgTAGCCTTCTTTCAAGGTCTTATTTTCTCGGATCAAACAGTAATTGAAAGTATAAAGTCCTCTTTTTCCATCCGCAGTTTGAACaatgagaaataataaaatataagttGCCTGAACGTCTATTAATGTctatagaaaaaattacataaaaatcACGAATAAACCTTAGAATTAAAAACGTTattcgtaaaataaatttaaaaatctatgcaagaaaattattaagaagaaaaaaacgacacaCGTTGCATAACTCGTATACCAAAAAAACTACTACACGGCACCGATGGAaatggttttttatttcttttcttttcatgtttgaaaattcctcggatatgatataaaatcgagaaaatattgctatattagatataaataataacgaatacGAATGTAGATTATGAGATTACGAGGATAGAAATAACTTATCaacattataaatatatgtaactgcattaagaaaaagtaaaaaaaaaaaaaagcgaaaaaaagcaaacaaccGTAACTTAATCgtatacaaataataatatatgtaaataagtTGATTAATATTCATGTGTGTAAATACGGATAATATTGATATATATAGTTGCCCTGAGTCTTCAATCAtgttactatacatataaactatatgatatttaaatgaaaaaatataaaagaaaaggaaaaagtaaaataaataaatgcaaaaAGAAAGTGAGTTATATCGCTACGACGACTGtaatatattgtacatatatgcatTTTAAGCATGAcctaataaatatatatatatatatatatgtattttataaaatcaccCGCATTCTGTTTTCTATACTTCTTACCAATATCCttgagtaaataatttttctccagaaTAGGAAAAAAGTAACCAACGATTCAATCACCCTTAAATTCACCGCCCCGCATACTCGTAGTTCCGAGTCTCGCCATATTGTTTAATGGGGGCAGCATCTTACGGGCATACTCTAGCGGGAAAAATACTCATCACGATTTAAATATCCGGCGCGTCCGTTTGAATAATTCTTTCATTCAACGTGATAATATAGTATAAATgttacttttattcatttgaggAACGACACATagggacaattttttttcttaattgttTTACAAATAGCATCATATTTATATGTCACTCGTAATTATGTTAAGTTAAAAAATAGTGTTGTCATTAGACAGGTACCCCTGGGCAGCtcattttcgattattttatgcAAACGgcatagaaaataatttatacacgtataaaaatctagcgagaataaattttttccccctataagtgataacaaaaaaaaaaaaaacagaaactttTTTTGCAATAAACTTTTCTAACGAAATAAATACTGGACGGCTATCTTATTTCAAAGTGTGTATAACAACTAAGTACATAGttaatgttaatttttcacgttGAGATAActtatttgttcgtttttagTAATTATTACACCAGTtcaacaagagatgcgcgcAACATTCGGCAACGAGTAATTATACTCGGTTTATATTCACTTTCAATGAATTAACGCATTTGACAACACTTATGGTGTgtgatgagtttttttttttataaaagtaTGCAGGTCGGTCGtgatgttattttttccttgGACAAGGTTGCAACGCGTATCTGGAAAATGCACTGTGTGATTTTCTCAAATGATCAGACGCGCAGGTCATCGCATCTTTCAGGACATTCAACATCACGTCTCGACTTCTTGTATTTTGAGCTTCACTAAAACGCTCCAATAATGCAAGAGTTATTTCGGATATTTCGGAAAGATCGGCAGCCTCGTACATCACCGCTTCAAATTCATTCGCCAAATTTTCGCTCGGCGGATGATCAGCCGGGgttctgtaaaaaaatttcaatgctcattgtcagtatccGGAAATGAGTTGTGCAAATATCTAGTTTCTAATAATTTAATTCACGTATGACTTACGCCAAATATTCCTCCTTCGAAACTATAACGTTACACTTTTCCCAAAATTCAAGACATTTGCAAGCGTCGCGTCGTCCGCCCTGTAACAAATATCttctcaatatttttctcccactCGGATCTTTCAAAGTTTGTTCAATGTTCTGTGTGATTCGACTCAGATCGTCGACCGATAGTCCAACTGTACACTTTCCGATACAGCCAATTTTTCGTGTAGCCATCTGGaaataaagtaataaaaatattaagaaaTTAATCTATGCAATAATCGAACGACTCAAGTGCTCTGAATCTTTATATCTCATTACGCAACTGAgtcgttgttttttcgtttacgTGAGACAATtaacattaattatttaaacacGGCGCAGGTGTTGTTTTACATTAATTTAAAGTTTCTCGAAATCCTTCTCACTTTATTCATGACCCAGAAGTTGTAGATATGCCGGAACCAAATTTCCGGTCACAGATTCTTGAGTCATCGAACTGAACTCCTGCATCTATAACGCGGAAAATAATTCTCTCATCGATCGGCACAAGCTACTCGTACCGCCATTGGAGCCCCTAGAAACAACCAATTCACAACTTCGAGCGGGTCCGGTATGCTCTCaagcgaaatattttcgtttttctaccgttcgactgtttttttttgttttttttttctgtttcttctgCGCAGAAACTCGCAAttttgaaggaagaaaaatttaacatCTGCCGGGAGGGCCTCGAAACTACGAAGCGTGATTCCTCGGGGAGTAAATCCTCGTGACTGACGCGCTTAAAATAGGCTTCCTCCTCGCGTCGGCGGATAACCGCGCCGGCGTAAGATATTTTTCGAGCCGTATAAACTCGCACGTATAGAAATTGTAAATACAAATATATCGCAGGAAAACTGTCAAATATCTTAAATCCACACGACGATAGATACAACCACGCGAGTTTCTCATGTACACAAATTTAATCCGTTCGATTAATGCACTCCAGATTTTTTCCCGATGTATTCTCCGAGAGTTAgattatataaaattaattaacaggTAAACGATGCAACtacgaaaaacatttttctgtTATTCGTGTTCTAATTACTTGTAACACTTCACACCGCTGACTTTCTAAGTTAAAATTGAACTCGTCGAACGAGGTTCTCTTGCGAGTGCATAGTATCGGCGGTTATCACTCTGCTGTGATAACGGACAGACCACAGAACATTGAGTCcacaaaatatgaaaaaaatgaatattgatATTTCAAGAAACTGATAAcagtgaaatgaaatgatcCGGTATTCCGACTGTATTTATATCGAGCCTATTTATtatagagggaaaaaaatgacaatgatTCAATTCCGTTAAGGTTCTTTATGAAAACTTGGTATTTGGAGTTGATCACCACGATACTGCGAACGATAAAATTAGGAGAACGTTACTTAACGGAAGCCCAAGTGACTCCCACGAATGATATCGTCATTGTTACTACCACTGAACATATTTTAGAATTCATAAacagacgtacgtacaacgtatatgaatacgtacatacgtaatatgTGATTATCACACGAACACGCAAACGAATAGAGTCGAAATAGACGGTAAGAAACGACGAGTACAAAGTACCCCGGCAATGAAACACGTACAGTGTAGAACACCAGGTGAGATATTCACCTGCATACCAATTAGCCGCGTATCCATCTCAACCCAATCGGGCCAAGAGTCTAACGAGTGACTTTTTTAGTCCCGAAtataagaaaaatggaaagaattcccagcccttcgtttttttcaaacaatttataAAGTTCTAATAActtgattgatttttctctctataaTTCGctgaattgtaatttttcgtttgtttgtaaGATCTGTACGATCAAATTGTTCGGGATTCGAATGGAATGATATTCGATTAAATTCACGAACACGCGTCAACCCATAGGTAGATACCTAGATGGATAATGCATGAAGAGTCGTATTTCCATCGATGTAATCGTGTGTTAAATAATTTCacgtaaaataattcacgtggagaattttatttcctttctaACTATTCACTGGGTTCAGCGTAGCTGCTAACACAGTTCAAAAGAGCAATGTTAGTTTTCTGACGCAGAATCCACtatcataaaattatatatgatGATTTATGTAATTATAACAGATACGTGGTTATATCTTGACTGAGAAACAGTCGAGATTTGTTCTTTGATGAATTATCAATCGATTAAACATTTACTTTTTAATATTTGCCTCAATAGTTATGATTCCATGCGATTTCAGTTGCCTGTAACAAGGCGCAAACATCGCCGATCCAAGTTGATGACCACTAGTGGCGAGCtaataaaaatatctcgatACGGTTTTTTatgtcggtgaaaaaattatttgctgtgaaaataaaaatatttcttgaacaatttttttttttattcccatatTTGAAACGTCAGCTACACTTCAATAACATCGCGGATTGTTAACGAGTCTGTTCACATGACAGACTACAGCTGTAATGCAGATTATAATACGCAAACCCATGCCACTAAAGTTTCATTACGGAAtccccacttttttttttttttttttaatcactcTTACTTATTTAATGTAAACAATGACCCTGACTGCCGTTGGTATACCTCATCGGTAGGTTTATATAAATTCCTGTAATTCCGCACCGATGAACACTTTGTAGAACGACTCTGTAACTTCGAACATCATGAAGTGTCTTTCTAACTTTGCGGCTTTAGTAATAATAGCCGGCTTTCTCGTTCAAGATTCCCACGCTAATGACAACTGCGGTAAGTTATctagattttgaaaatcaaatgatgATCGTTGATAAATTAAACGTTTCAGTATAGATTCAGTGTCTTGTTCCAGGTTACTTAATATgcgtttgtaaatttttcctttttgtatCGTTATTCAGATTCTAATGACAAGGTGGACATGTACTTACTGATTAGAAACTACGTCAAAGGTGTACAATGTGTGCCAGATTTAGTTTTGGAAGCAGGTGATCTTAAGGGTGGAGAATTTAGCGTAATCTACACGAATATTTCCACGAATTACGGTCAGTCGGTATTTGAAGGTCTGTATGCTCAGGTAAtacatcgaatttttcattgtttcgaaTTCATTTACGTACATTTCTTTTCataatttgattttatctTTCAATCATATACTCGCATTTTTGTTTCGTAGGCCAAAAATGGGACCGAGGATCTGGTGTGCGCTGTTCAGAGTATCAATAATGAACTTCAGAAAGCGATTAAATCGATAGAAAGGAATCACCGACCGATCTGCCTTACAGATCTTATTAGAAATCTGACCAACCAATGTCGAACATTTCTGAAATTGTTACCCGGAAATGTGCAAATCAAAAGAAGGGTGAGTATAACGTGCGGACGTATAAATTCTATGAGAATAGAAGATTTTCTGCAATATTCATACTTTGCACTTTTTCACGTCATCAATATGGAGCACTAAAAAAGCatgagtaaaaagaaaaagagaattgaaataaatatgatGTTTTGGCTTTCCGATAACGTAGA
Proteins encoded in this window:
- the LOC105689982 gene encoding leucine-rich repeats and immunoglobulin-like domains protein 1; this encodes MPSVSVYLAFLALVIGASSAQPYLAREILSHPRCHVHNAVTRCYNVEIPDLENYLMAIEDESHTLEITHSNLTTLSREPFHAKTDWEVIYMARNGIAEIEFDAFLNLNKVITINLERNLLKSLNPRTFSYCYLLLKLVLSYNPLVLSEEESFLEANQLEYLDISFTNITELPLNTFKLLLKLKYLNISHNLLEVLDSEVFAPLLQLEELDITDNNFKVIDYKVFSMYSLTQLNNEWNCDCDLKIVFYKIFENVTLAPDAVRCSENITWPEMKSLECNNYVPNKTLYNNLEEYWAATGVGKQISTLEESVIPPDILLVILSSVIVILILILVLVLICWFRTRNKVKINHPEEHSLDTSWQYGTVSMHRAGYDTAKGGVGTLTVSAPILQNSTLEGIPMTSIRPTAPRMSDVYQRIDPTEPDVSYSDQEADDVALYERMH
- the LOC105689983 gene encoding uncharacterized protein LOC105689983, with the protein product MNKMATRKIGCIGKCTVGLSVDDLSRITQNIEQTLKDPSGRKILRRYLLQGGRRDACKCLEFWEKCNVIVSKEEYLATPADHPPSENLANEFEAVMYEAADLSEISEITLALLERFSEAQNTRSRDVMLNVLKDAMTCASDHLRKSHSAFSRYALQPCPRKK
- the LOC105689951 gene encoding uncharacterized protein LOC105689951, whose amino-acid sequence is MKCLSNFAALVIIAGFLVQDSHANDNCDSNDKVDMYLLIRNYVKGVQCVPDLVLEAGDLKGGEFSVIYTNISTNYGQSVFEGLYAQAKNGTEDLVCAVQSINNELQKAIKSIERNHRPICLTDLIRNLTNQCRTFLKLLPGNVQIKRRALPDLPTPYTEVVSTTTIRPLSDIFINFAELLNKDFSNLLAYIFQIYVAGWANVRNDFNTLQEQFRNEFLNDWALKDYKCIVESVYAHCETIKNNVELEQWEEFKTVGDQIIAIWNDYQASKNKNCD